TCTACGAAGAGATCCAAGCCAATGTGGTAGTCGTTGGCGACTTCCTTTGCATTGATCAGAATAACGAGGTGGGACTTGGTCCTACCGTTAATATTCGggtatgtatattatatatacctAAATCATATATGCACAACCATATATACTTCATTGTTCttcgtattttattttattgtccaTAAAATGTTAACTTAGCAAAACAATGGAGATACAATGATGAattgatgatatatatataacttctaTAATTGGTAGCATGAGGACTCGGTTATATATTAATTCATGCATGTGTTTGTTATAGGTAACATCAGCTTACGGGAAAGAAGTGTACAAGAGAACAAACGTGACGCAAGGTCGGTTTGCGTTTACAACGAGTGAGAGCGGAACATACTTAGCTTGTTTATCTATGCATAAAGATCAGACACACTACGCAGTCGATAATAGCACTGCCATCGTCAGCCTTGACTGGAAGATGGGTATCGGAACCAAAGACTGGGATGCTATTGCTAAGAAAGAAAAGATCGAGGCAAGTTTTAAGTAATTAGTTCCAGTTCATATATAGACTAGAGTAATATTATTGCCGCAAAAACACATGTGGATGAATATATATTGTTTGTAGGGTGTGGAGCTTGAACTTCGAAAATCTGCTGAACGTGTATTTGAAATTAGGGCAAACATTCTCTTTCTAAGATTCAGGTTATTTAACTATCATCTATCTCTCTATCtgtcttaatgatttttttcttttttgatataagatattttttgttttgttttactaattataaaaattacagGGAAGCATCTATGAGGGAGATAAACGAGAAGACTAACAAGAGGGTTGTGCAGCTTAGCTTTATGTCTTTAGGGCTTTCCGTTGTTGTTTCACTTTTTCAAGTTTGGCATCTCAAAGGCTTCTTCCTCAAGAAGAAGCTTATCTAAGTTAATGgttctatattattttagagaaaaaattgCAATCTTGTGACTTTCATGGGGGTTATATAGTCATACCGCATACGTACCATGCCAATTCCATAAAGACAACACATGTTTAGTTTCGTCCATAATTTATCGCTCACAGAACCTTCATAATCAAACTATTAGAAAAGAAGCATacatcatatatctatatatatttcagAAAATCACATAGGACAAGATCATAATCACATGTATACGTACATCTAATTCATTTATCACAATGTAGACTTTCAAATAATATTTGACTGGTGGACACGTTAAGCTAACAAGAGATTAATGAAGGCATTGATGACAAATGAAAACAGTCATGATGTGcgttactattttatttttttacttagtTATATTGTCTGACGCTAGCTTAAAAGTAAATTAATAACATCAAATCTTTGTATTATAACATTACTTACTGATATTAAGAGTTCATCGTCTTTATTTAGCTTTTGAAATGATCAGATAACTAGTTGGATTAACCACGTTGCTGACGTTTGTCGTTATTTGGATTACCACCGCTTGTGAGAAAGTGATTCACGTGGCTCGCCTGGTTATAGATCGGTTGAAGAAAGTTGAGATACCATATGAATCTTGTGCTTGGAATCCTTTGGTGCATGTATGACACTCAAAAGGAGTTCAGAAGTATGACATCTCAAAGAATTCTTCATACGAACAATAAGTAAAGGAATAAAAAAAGTCTTTTGGCAGGAGTGGATCTGTTTTTCGGAAATTTTTCTCTACTTGATTTCACTTTTCAAACGACTATTAGTTGGTTtctgaaaatgtaaaatactCCACCTATTAGCTCCGttatatgtatgtttttttctttgaaacttccgttatatgtttgtttaatatattaaattttactttttgaatTTCATTCATAATAATACAACACCACCGATGGtgtaacaatatttatatatcaaaaatatttgatagcTGAATATAACGTTCTAGCTACAAGCCAACAAAGGCATCAAGGAAttaatataccaaaataaatatctatCTGTGGAATAAAAAATGGgatgattaattaatataactaGATTTTCAATAAAATAGTGGATTTCATTCCTTTAAGATccagaacaaaaataaaataaaccttacaaataatttattttttattcggaaaattaaatatattaaattgtttCCATGCTCAAATAAAGAAATCCAACCAAAAAAATCCCGCACACGTGTAAAACCAAACTCGTGAACTCCGTCCTCGGTGACACGCGCATCCAACCGCGTGTAGGTAACACGCGCATCCACACGCGCATCTTCTCCTTCCCAAAATAAAACGTGTGGAATAATccagaagagaaagaaagaagcaaaaaaaaaaaaaaaaattcaaccaaCCAAACGGCGATGACGGAGTCCACATTCTCTATCGCTAACCCACCGGAGATGCCTGATCTGAACCCTAATACGCTACCAGATCCCGAGATGATCTCAGTCCCGCCGCTAGATCCTCTCTTCCTCTCTGCTTCCGATCCGATTTCCGATCTAAGCTTCTTCTTCGACGACGAGAACGGAGACTTCGCGGATTTGGATTTCTCGTTCGACGATTCCGTTGATTTCGTCGATTTCGACCTCGACGCGGAGCCCCCGGTGGCGATCTCAGAGGAGCTCGGAAGCTCGGGAGATCAGAGTCCAGAAGCGATCGCAAACCATGCGAATCTCGATTCACCGGAGACGAAGAACGTCGATAGAGGTTTAGAAGATCGATCTGACTCTGTTCATTCTCAGGTTTCGTCGCAAGGCTCGAAGACGTCAGGCGGTTGCGACACGTTGTCCTCCCCTGAGAACTCTTCTGTGAGCAAGAGCACGAGCAAGAGGAAGAAGGGAGACTCTGGAGGAGATTACAGAAGCTTCAAGTACCAAAAGTCTGATGAGAAATCAGCTTCTCCTGTGGAGGAGGACgatgagaagaagaaggtgagGCTGGTTAGGAACCGTGAGAGCGCTCAGCTTTCGAGATTAAGGAAGAAGCAATACGTTGAGGAGCTTCAAGGGAAAGTGAAGACTATGAACTCCACCATTGCTGAATTAAACGGGAAGATATCGTATGTGATGGCTGAGAATGCAGCGCTAAGGCAGCAGATGATGGCTGCAGCTGCTGGTGGTGCTCCTCCTCCTATGAATCCTTACATGGCTGCACCGCCTTTACCTTATCAGTGGATGCCGTATCCTCCTCCGCCGTATCCTTATGGATCACAGATTCCCATTCCTAAATTGCCTCTCCCGAGTTGTAGTAGGCCGAAGAAGGGAGAGGGGAAAAGCAAGCTCAAGAAGGCTGCTAGTATCAGTTTTATTGGGATTATGTTCTTTATGTTCTTGTTTGGTACGTTGGTTCCGTTTATGAATGTTGATAATGGAGGAGATAGTGGTTTGGCTAAGTATGAGGGTCGTCGGTATTATGATGAGCATAGAGGGAAGGTTCTTATGGTTGGTGATGGGTCTGATGTTAGAAGAGAAAGTGTCTGTTCTGGTAGAGATAGTTGTGGGGGAGTAGAAGGACGAGTGGGCAATTCCAGTGAGCCTCTCTTTGCTTCTCTCTACGTTCCAAGGAACAATGGGCTTGTGAAGATCGATGGGAACTTGATCATTCATTCTGTTTTGGCTAGCGAGAAAGCTAAGAAGAATATTTCTGAGACGATAAAAAGCAAAGAAGCTGAGTTGACGGTTCCTGGTGTCCCTGTTCCTGATGTGAGAGGAAATGGAGCAATGCTTCCACATTCTTCAAAGGCTCTCTCTTCTTCTGGTTCGCCTGATGGGAAAAGACTTCACCAGTGGTTTCATGAAGGTGGCGCAGGTAACTTTGCTGCTCTTCGTCTTGTAGTTCTACTAAATGGAGTAAACTTAGATTAACCCTTTACTGCATCTATTGTAGGGACACTAATGGATTATAGCATGTGCACCGAGGTTTTTCAGTTCGATATTTCTCCAGGTGCTATAGTCCCATCATCAGTCTCCAACATTACAAGGGAGCATCTCCAAAATGTCACTACCACCCGAGACAAGAGAATGAAGAACAGGAGGATTCTCGAGGGGCTTCCGGTTTCACGTTTGGCATCTGAGCTTAACATCACGGAAGCCCAGGCGAGCAAAGACGCCCAAAACAAGACCTTTCATGGGAAAGCTAATACCAAACCCACATCATCATCAATGGTTGTTTCAGTGTTGCTTGATCCAAGGGAGGTCGTTGACTCTGAAACCGATAGAGTCATGCCCTCAAACCCGAAATCACTTTCCAGGGTCTTCGTGGTGGTGCTTCTAGACAGTGTCAAGTACGTTACATACTCATGCGTTCTTCCCCGGTCAGGTCTCCATCTTGTGGCTACCTGAATCCGACATAGCTCGTTTTTTTTTACTCATCTTGACCCAAAAGTAGACGGAACATTGACttgttatatatacaaaaaccaCCTTTGCGACTTTTTTTCTCTGTGTTGTA
The Brassica napus cultivar Da-Ae chromosome A1, Da-Ae, whole genome shotgun sequence DNA segment above includes these coding regions:
- the LOC106434583 gene encoding bZIP transcription factor 28, which produces MTESTFSIANPPEMPDLNPNTLPDPEMISVPPLDPLFLSASDPISDLSFFFDDENGDFADLDFSFDDSVDFVDFDLDAEPPVAISEELGSSGDQSPEAIANHANLDSPETKNVDRGLEDRSDSVHSQVSSQGSKTSGGCDTLSSPENSSVSKSTSKRKKGDSGGDYRSFKYQKSDEKSASPVEEDDEKKKVRLVRNRESAQLSRLRKKQYVEELQGKVKTMNSTIAELNGKISYVMAENAALRQQMMAAAAGGAPPPMNPYMAAPPLPYQWMPYPPPPYPYGSQIPIPKLPLPSCSRPKKGEGKSKLKKAASISFIGIMFFMFLFGTLVPFMNVDNGGDSGLAKYEGRRYYDEHRGKVLMVGDGSDVRRESVCSGRDSCGGVEGRVGNSSEPLFASLYVPRNNGLVKIDGNLIIHSVLASEKAKKNISETIKSKEAELTVPGVPVPDVRGNGAMLPHSSKALSSSGSPDGKRLHQWFHEGGAGTLMDYSMCTEVFQFDISPGAIVPSSVSNITREHLQNVTTTRDKRMKNRRILEGLPVSRLASELNITEAQASKDAQNKTFHGKANTKPTSSSMVVSVLLDPREVVDSETDRVMPSNPKSLSRVFVVVLLDSVKYVTYSCVLPRSGLHLVAT
- the LOC106434580 gene encoding transmembrane emp24 domain-containing protein p24delta6-like produces the protein MVISPLLVIALVCLAGGGSHLPAVEAIWLTIPRAGDRCVYEEIQANVVVVGDFLCIDQNNEVGLGPTVNIRVTSAYGKEVYKRTNVTQGRFAFTTSESGTYLACLSMHKDQTHYAVDNSTAIVSLDWKMGIGTKDWDAIAKKEKIEGVELELRKSAERVFEIRANILFLRFREASMREINEKTNKRVVQLSFMSLGLSVVVSLFQVWHLKGFFLKKKLI